In one window of Helianthus annuus cultivar XRQ/B chromosome 17, HanXRQr2.0-SUNRISE, whole genome shotgun sequence DNA:
- the LOC110921275 gene encoding laccase-6, with translation MVSLVSLFTYVLTSLLFLCTHNTVQAIAQWPKGGSTRFYEFKVQMLQVNKLCNTRSIVTINQMYPGPVVYAQEDDRVIVKLTNETPYNATIHWHGVRQILSCWSDGPSYITQCPVQSGQTFTYEFTLIKQKGTLFWHAHFSWLRATVYGALIIYPKKGVPYPFKFPYEEHTVILGEYWQQDLVQLERSVMASGGSAPIADAYTINGHPGPNYNCSANDVYKINVVPGKTYMLRLIGALLNMESFFSIANHKLTIVEADGEYTKPFTTDRVMLGPGQTLNVLVTADQKIGRYSMAMGPYMSAQNASFQNITSIAYFKYIGATPNSLAIPASLLPRFNDNLAVKTVMDGLKSLEIGQVPKEIDMNLFFTIGLNVNKCGSKTPNQNCQGVNGGVMAASMNNNSFIRPNISLLQAYYNHINGHFTEDFPGSPLKFYDFVNGAPNSAPNNTGSTNGTRTKVIEYGSRVQLILQDTGTVTTENHPIHLHGYSFYVVGYGSGNYNPQTATFNLVDPPYMNTIGVPVGGWAAIRFVADNPGVWFMHCHLEIHLTWGLSVALIVKNGQGPMETLPHPPADLPHC, from the exons ATGGTCAGCTTGGTCAGTTTATTCACGTATGTCTTAACAAGCTTACTATTTCTATGTACTCATAACACAGTTCAAGCCATAGCACAATGGCCTAAGGGTGGTTCAACAAGGTTCTATGAGTTTAAAGTCCAAATGCTGCAAGTCAACAAGCTTTGCAACACCAGAAGCATTGTGACCATCAACCAGATGTATCCGGGACCAGTCGTGTATGCCCAAGAAGATGACCGAGTTATCGTCAAACTCACTAATGAGACACCCTACAATGCCACAATTCACTG GCACGGTGTTAGACAGATTCTATCTTGTTGGTCAGACGGTCCTTCTTACATTACTCAGTGCCCGGTTCAATCCGGTCAAACGTTCACATACGAGTTTACTTTAATCAAGCAAAAAGGGACCCTTTTCTGGCATGCTCATTTTTCATGGCTTAGAGCTACTGTTTATGGTGCCCTTATTATCTACCCCAAGAAAGGGGTACCCTACCCCTTTAAATTCCCTTATGAAGAGCATACAGTAATCTTAG GGGAGTATTGGCAGCAAGATCTTGTACAACTTGAAAGAAGTGTTATGGCTAGCGGTGGAAGTGCTCCGATTGCAGATGCATATACCATCAACGGTCATCCGGGTCCCAACTACAACTGCTCTGCTAATG ATGTATACAAGATTAATGTGGTACCTGGAAAAACATACATGTTAAGGCTAATTGGCGCGCTTTTGAACATGGAAAGCTTCTTTTCAATAGCTAACCACAAGTTAACAATAGTTGAAGCCGATGGAGAGTACACGAAACCGTTCACCACTGACCGTGTGATGCTTGGACCAGGTCAAACTCTTAACGTCCTAGTCACAGCCGATCAGAAGATAGGTAGATACTCCATGGCTATGGGTCCGTATATGTCGGCCCAAAATGCCTCCTTTCAAAATATAACATCAATTGCGTATTTTAAATACATTGGTGCGACCCCAAATAGTTTAGCTATACCAGCTTCTTTACTACCTAGGTTTAACGATAATCTAGCGGTTAAAACGGTTATGGACGGGTTAAAAAGCCTAGAAATCGGACAAGTCCCGAAAGAAATAGACATGAATCTTTTCTTTACTATTGGGCTTAATGTCAACAAGTGTGGTTCAAAAACACCAAACCAGAACTGTCAAGGTGTTAACGGTGGTGTGATGGCGGCTTCGATGAATAATAATAGTTTCATTAGACCTAATATTTCACTCCTACAAGCTTATTATAACCATATTAACGGCCATTTCACTGAGGATTTCCCGGGATCACCACTTAAGTTTTATGATTTTGTTAACGGAGCACCTAATTCAGCACCTAATAACACGGGGTCAACCAACGGGACTAGGACCAAAGTTATCGAATATGGGAGTCGGGTTCAACTCATATTGCAGGACACAGGAACCGTGACAACTGAAAACCACCCGATTCATCTTCATGGGTATAGTTTCTATGTGGTTGGATATGGTAGCGGGAATTACAACCCCCAAACCGCAACTTTTAATCTGGTGGATCCACCTTACATGAACACGATCGGTGTACCCGTAGGTGGATgggctgcaatcagatttgttgcTGATAATCCAG